CGCAACTGGATGATATCAAATGACTGTGCGCCTTGCAGATCAACGATGAGTTCAGCCGTTGTTACATCGTCATCCGTTGCCCAGTAACTATAGCGATCGTGGTCTACCAGATGTTCTGTTCCATATTTTTTATTATCGTCGTGGCGGGTATTTGACACGGTAAAAGACGCGTCCTGTGCCAGATTCACCGAAAACACCTGCTTCAACAAAACACCGAAATCTTTCAACACCTGCACGTCGCGCTCATGTAACAATCCATCGGTATTTGGAGAGAGTCCAAGATCAAATGCCCCTCCTCTTCCCACGCTCTTGCAATAAAGGTCAAACAACATCGCCGGTGTCTTCACCTGCTCGTCTTGCGATTCGTGATAAAACCAACCCGGTCTCAAGGGTACATCACATTCTATAGGTATCCAATGTTTTCCATCGCGGGTACCGCTGCCCAAATTACTATCGTCTAAGAATCCGGGCATGGGTGTTTTGCCGTCTTTACCTATCAGATCGATAGTAGACCAGCTCGTTTCCGGCGCTCCCCCCTTTTCATTGCCCACCCAACGTACATCCCAACCTATATCACTAAAAATACTTGCATTGGGTTGCAGATCCCGCGTAATCGCCCACGTATTTTCCCAATCATAATAAGTAGATTGGTCGACTTTCCTTTGTTCCTTTTTCCCTCCGTAATAACCATCACCTCCATTGGCACCGTCGTGCCAACTCATAAAAAGCTCGCCATAATTACTGTAAAGCTCTTTTAATTGATTACGATAGATTTCGACATATTCGGGTGTACCGTATGCCGGATTATTTCGATCCCAAGGAGAGCAATACACCCCAAATTTTAGGTCGAACTTTTCCGCGGCCTGCTGAAATTCTTTCACCATATCTCCTTTCCCATCACGCCATGGACTTTCGCTGATGTTGTATGCAGCGGTTTCTGTAGGCCATAACGCAAAGCCATCATGATGTTTAGCAACAGAGATAATCCCCCTAAAACCACCAGCTTTGGCGGCAGACACTATTTGCTCTGCGTCAAATTTATTTGGGTTAAAAATAGCAGGGTCAGCATCGCCATAGCCCCATTCTTTATCCTGAAAGGTTGTCGGGGTAAAATGGATCAGGCAGTACATTTCAGTCTCATGCCATAACAGCTGTCGTTCGCTAGGCAATGCCCCATAGGGCTCTGGGGCATCATCCACGTCCTGCGTTCCCGAACAGGCAACAAACAAGGCCGCAGCAAGCATCGTAAGAAGGTTCTTTTTTGTATCCATAGCCTACAAACTTAAACTTAACCCAAAGTTAATCATTCAGGAGAATTAGCCTAGTGTTAAGCTAAATTGGCACGGAGCTTCTTTTCTTTTTTCCTTGACGAAAAAAGAAACAAAAACCGAAGAGCTCATGAACACCTCCAAAAAAATACACAAGTGAATAACATCAAGGCGACGAATGCTACGTCACAGCTGTTTGCAAAGTATTCATAGCGCGTATTGTGGCCGCTCCGCTTCGCCAATCCGCTTGGTATAAGCAAAAATTTATTCAATCCATCACATAAACCATCAAGCTACGGGGGCCGTGTGCTCCGAGTACTAACGATTGCTCGATATCGGCGGTTTTTGAAGGTCCGGCAATAAATACGCCAAAATTTTGATCGCCATTGCCCATAAGGGCATAAGCTTCGTGCATATTATGTAGAATATCTCTAGCCTCCACTAGGAGAATAAGGTGTTGACAAATAAAAGGCAATACCCTAACCTGTGTTTCGGGCACCCATAAGGCACTATTTTCTGCGACTCCTAAATCCGCCTTCATAATAGCTATATCTACATCTTGCAAGGTATGCGGGTCAAAGTCTCCGGAAAGAAGCAATTCTGCGTGAGCTTCCATTTCTTGCAGGGTAGAAACCACCCGTAGTGGATGAGTAATGTGCCACTTGTTTCTTAACGATAAGATATAATGCTCTTCAATATGCTCCTTTACTCCCTCCAGACCGTTTACCCGTATAACACCTCCTCCAACCGCAATAGCCATTTCGGTAAACTTAGCTATGGGGTCCTCGTAAGTAACCACCTGCGTCGGTAAGTGGGGCATGGGATGGTTACCCGGCTGAGCGGATGCAACGGCCCGAAGTATTTGATCTCTACTGCTCATCTACAGATTGATTTATTTAATTTACCATTAGCTAAGCTCACCCCTCTCCTTCTTTCTTCCTAGATGCATACCACTCGCCGAAGGACTGTTTCGGAGGAGAAGGCATCTCGCGCCCTTTGTACCATGGATTCAGTCCGTTATTAACAGCGAAGGGTATGTACCGCAATGTCAACCGACCCAGCTTACCCGCTAACTTAAACTTCGCAGGCGACGACAATGTAGCCGCCATTAGTTTCATGGCCGCCGTTTTCTTTTTATCGGTATAGCCCGCTTTCACCAATTCCTGTCGCCATTTATATAATTGATTATGAATATCTATCTTTACCGGACATACATTACTGCAAGAGCCACATAAGGTAGAAGCGAAGGGTAGATCTGCAAAATCTTTCATATCCAGATTGGGTGCTAAAATAGACCCTATCGGACCACTGATGGCATAATGATAACTATGCCCGCCACTTCTACGATAAACCGGGCAAGTATTCATGCAGGCTCCGCAACGAATGCACTTCAGCGAGTTTCGAAAATCTTCCCTTGCCAGTTGCCTGCTTCTCCCATTATCCACCAATACGATGTGCATCTCCTGACCTTCTCTCGGACGTTTAAAGTGACTGGAATAAGTGGTAATCGGCTGTCCTGTGGCGCTTCGGGTTAGCAACCTCAGGAACACGCCTAAATGGGCCCGCTTAGGAATAAGTTTTTCTATCCCCATACTGGCAATATGAATAGACGACAGGTGTGCGCCCATATCTGCATTTCCTTCATTGGTACATACGACCATCTCGCCCGTTTCCGCTACAGCGAAATTTACGCCCGTTAGCGCAGCCCTGCGTGTAAGAAAAGTATCTCTTAAATGCTGCCGAGCGGTTTCCGTAAGGATCTGTGGATCTGACTCTCCTGCTTCGGTACCTAAATGCTCATGAAATAAATCGCCTATTTCTTCCTTCTTTTTATGAATACAGGGCAGCACGATATGGCTAGGCATCTCTTTAGCCAGCTGTACAATACGTTCGCCCAGATCGGAATCGATAACTTCTATGCCGCGGTCTGCCAGGTAATCATTCAAATGACATTCTTCTGTAAGCATCGACTTGCTCTTTACCATCCGATCTATACCATGCTTCTGCAGCAGATGGCACACAATCTCGTTATGTTCAGCTGCATCGGTGGCCCAATGTACCTGTACGCCATTTGCGATTGCCTGTTGCTCAAACTCTTCCAAATAGGTTGATAAGTTGGCCAGTGTATGGTGCTTCACTTCCGAGGCTACTTCACGGAGGCTCTCCCATTCTTCCAGGCCATGCGTAGCACGATCCCGCTTCGTTCTAACGAACCAAAGCGTCTCGTCGTGCCAGTCTACGCGCGCTTCATCGGCATTAAATACATCGGCTAAGTCTGCATGTCTCTTTGATGTTCCTCGCATATTATTCTTAGCTATTCGCTTTAACCTTTAGATCATTTAACATTATATGCTGCTATTTAATATCTCCGCGATATGGATCACTTTTGTCTTACTTTTAGCTCGCTTTAATACACCTTCCATATGCATGAGGCACGACATATCCGCTCCAGTAATGTATTCGGCATCGTGCCTAAGATGATCTGCTACACGATCTTTGCCCATCTTCACCGAAACAGCCTCCTCCGCAACGCAGAAAGTACCTCCAAAACCGCAGCATTCGTCCCCCCTGTCTAAGGTAACCAGTTCAATGTCTTTAACCATATGGAGCAACTTACCCGGCTTAGAAAACATCGGTGCCGTCAGCTCACTCATCTGTGATAATTTAAGTCCGCGTTGACCATGGCAGCTTTGGTGCATCCCCACCTTATATGGGAAGCGTGCCTCCAGCTCCTCCACTTGCAATACATCTGTCAGAAACTCCGTAAGCTCATAAATGCGTGGGCGGATAGCTACTGCCTGTTGCTTGTTTTTATCAGAGCTCAGGTGCTCTTTCAAATGCAATACACAACTACCCGAGGGTGATACAATATATTCGTAACCATCAAAATGCCTGATAAAATTCTCGTTGCAGCCTCCTGTCAAATGTTCATAGCCTGAATTGGCCATTGGTTGCCCGCAACAGGTTTGCCCTTCCGGATAAACTACCCGAACACCCAGCCTTTCCAACAATTCCAAGCTTGCTTGAGCAACCTGCGGATAAAATTGGTCAACATAGCACGGCACAAATAAAGCAACCTCCATGTGATATTGTTTATGTTTAGTTTACATTTAGGAACAGCACCTACAAAGTAAGCAAATTCGAAGCCATGATCATTTTACTATCTTACCCTTTTATTAAGTTATCTTTACCCACCAGATGGCTAGTTTTCCTTTACAAAATTACACGCAAAGTAATCCATTTTAATCAAATAACCATCCTGTGCAGTCCGCTTTTAAATTACGCGTCCCATAAATGGATCACTTTTACTATGTTTACCGGTTTCCACCCTTCCCGCGTAACGTCTTTCGAAAGTATCTATCCCATCAATGGTGACAGAAAAGTCGTACCATTGAAAGCTTTTTTCTGTATTAACAGGCAGTGTTAGTTCACCCAAGGCCCCCACTTCTTTCGTAACCACACCATTTCCATAAGCGTGGTCCTTCACCCTTACACGTATCATCTGCGGTTGTTTATTCTTAATCCTCAGATCGATATTACCAGACAACTGACTTTTCATCGAATTTTTCGTTCTTTGATAGACTGCACTGGTTTCTATTAGCGAATCTTCAGTATTTCCTCTTAGTTCCCGAAAAAAGCCGTTAGGCCCGTAAACCCTTAGGTGATAGAGACGATGCTCAAAACACTCCAAGGGCCAAGCATAAGTTAATTCGTCTCCAGCAGAAACAGCGAAAGACCATACGCTTACGGCATCAAAGGACATCGCTCCCCCACTTCCTTTCTGCAAATACTTCCCGGGGGCATACACATTAAACGCTGAGCCGAGAGCCTGTTCTCCGAAAGCCCCTTTCTTTGCAGAAAACCGAAGTTCCAGACGGTCATTTGTAGCAGATAACATTCCTTCAACGGCTAGCTCATAAGCCAAAGCACACGAGTTTCTTATCCCTACTTCCTGTTGAGGTAAAACAGCGGCGTGTATGGGGTCATTATTGGCGATACCAATTTCCTCGACGGTCAACGCTTTATAGGTAGGTAAGCTTTTAAATTGTGCATTGTAAATACCTTGTACAAATTGATTTCGATCTAAGGCTTCGGGAAAAATCATTTTCTCTCCCTTATATGGCCTAAAGGCTGAAGTTAAATCACCGGAAACTGTCCGTCGCCAGCTACTGATATTATTTTCTTTTACCTTTTTACCTTTCCGCTGCAGGAAGCTTTCCATGAATCGGATGGTAGAAGTGACGTCACAAACCTCCGAATTCACCCATCCGCCTCTCGTCCAGGGAGAAGCAATGATTAACGGCACTCGATACCCCAAACCGACAGGACCTTCACGCGTATCACTTTCTTTTCTTTCTCGCCTTTGCTCTTCTTCCATGGTTACATATTCATCGGAAGTATCCAGGCCATCAGACACCGCTCCGGCATTAGGGTCGTTAGGCTTGGGTGCCACAAATGGCGGTATATGATCAAAACAACCATCATTTTCATCGTAATTGAGTATAAAGATCGTTTTCTTCCATACTTCCGGGTTCTTGGTCAAAATATCCAGTACTTCCGACACATACCAGGCTCCGTACCAGGGTGCACTGGGATGATCAGAAAAATTCTGAGGAGCTACCAGCCAACTCACGGTAGGTAATTCACCTTCGTTCACATCCTTTCTAAACTGGTATAATACATCGCCTTTAGGCACCCGCATCTGCCGTTCCACGCCTTCCTCGTCCCGATAGCTAAGCTCTTCGGTCTCATGGTAATGAGGGTCGGCAATATTTGTAGTAAAAGCCCTACGGTGTAGGTTTTGTTCGAAGGTGCTTAACTTTTCAAAATTATCGGGATTATACTTTGCTAGTTCGGCTTTAAATTTCGCCAACTGCGCTATCTTCTGCTCCAGCCTACCTTTATGTTTCTGCGTTTGACTTGGTTTCAGGCTGGAAATAGTCTTCTTCAATGCGGCAATCTCTTGCGGTAACTCTTCAAGGCGTTTCACCAGAAACCGGTGATGTCCTTTACTGAAACGTACATGGTACTGGCTGAACCATTCCAAGTTATTATCGGTGAAATTTCCGAGCCACGATTCATCCTCTCCCGTTAAAACTGTTTGGACACTTAATTCATTTTGATAGACCCTCCAGCTAATCCCCTGCTCTTCCAATCGCTCAGGGAAGGTCTTCCAATTCACTTCACGATTAAAATACACATCCGAATTACGGACATTGGCAATATCCCCCGATCTAGCTTTCAATGTTCCGCTCCAAAAGAACAGTCTATTCGTTGTTGTACCGGTTAACGATGAGCAGAAATGCTGATCACAGATCGTAAAGGCATCAGCCAAGGCATAATAAAACGGAATATCTTCTCTATTGTAATATCCCAAAGTAAGCGGCATCTCTTGATAAGCTTTAATACCCGAACGTTTGGCTTCCAACCAGCCATCGTATTTGCCATTGTTACGGGCGTCTACCTGGTTCCCCCATGAATGAGGTAAAGATTCCATCCAGGTAATCTTACTATTTTTGATATCCATACGAAAAGGGGCATATGTATGCCCCTGGCGGTCGGATTGTAACCAAACTGAATTTTTATTGGGTAGCGTTATTGCTCTGGGGTCATTGAAGCCTCTAACGCCTTGCAGCGTTCCGAAACAGTGATCGAAAGAACGGTTTTCCTGCATCAGCAATACAATATGTTCTGCGTCATAAAATGTACTGCCAGGCGCTGGATTAATCGCTATAGCCTGTTGTATCGATTCCGGCAAGGTTCCCCACAAACCCGCCCCCCCGGCAAGCATGGCAGCTTTCTTTATAAATTCTCTTCTGTTGTCCATTTTTTATTCGTTAAGCCGTTGAAACGTTCAGCTGTTTCACTGTCCTATCAAATGCCAGGCTTTAGGTTTCGTAAACGCTCGTATTCCTTGATGAGACAAGGTAACACCTAGTCCAGAATGCTGGCGACCGCTCCATGGCAAAGCTGCACTTACTCGATCACAGCAGTTCCAATAAGCTGTGCCAATATTGATTTTCGTTAAAATGGAAACTGCCCTCATCTGTTGGTCGGCGTATACACTTGCTGTTAATCCATAGTCCGTATCCTGCATCAATGCGACGGCTTCCTCATCGTTTCTCACCTTCATAATACCTATGATCGGGCCGAAGCTCTCTTCACGCATAAGCGCCATATCGTGGTTCACGTTCACCAGCACTGTTGGTTCAAAATAGTAACCCCGTCTGTCCGCCCGTCTCCCGCCAAGTAGTAATGTGGCCCCCTTAGCCAAAGCGTCTGCCACTTGATCTTCCAGCAAGAGAAGTTGCGCACTACGTGTTAACGGTCCGAAATACACATCTTCCATTATCGGGTCTCCCAGCTTCCAACGTTTAACCTGCGCCACGAAAGCCTCCACATAGGCATCGTATACCGCTTCGTGCACATAGATCCGTTCGACCGCACAGCAACTCTGTCCATTATTATAAAAAGCGCCATCGGCGGTAGCTTCGGCTACCGCTTTCACATCGGCTAGATCATCGGTAATATACAGCGGATCCTTACCTCCCATCTCTAGCTGGCAAGGAACCATTTTACTTGCTACTTGTTTATAAATAGCTTTACCCGTCTTATACGATCCGGTGAAGTAGTATCCATCAAAGTCGAGATCCAACAACGCTTTTCCTACATCGGCACCACCAATGGCCACCTGCAAGACATTATCAGGTAATCCTGCCCTTTTTAATAATCGATCAATCTGTAAACCAGTATTAGTAGCAAATTCAGAAGGTTTATACAATACCGTATTCCCAGCCAGCAATGCCGGAATAAAAACGTTTACACCCACCAAATAAGGGTAATTCCACGCCGAGATATTGCAGATGGTTCCCAATGGTTCGTAAGTGATCGTTTCTTCCAAATGGGGTCTAGATCGCATCTGTTCGGGCGAGAGGTATTTTTGCACATTTTCCATCATCCAGGAAATACGGGAAATGGCTCCGTTAATCT
This Olivibacter sp. SDN3 DNA region includes the following protein-coding sequences:
- a CDS encoding phosphocholine-specific phospholipase C, with the protein product MDNRREFIKKAAMLAGGAGLWGTLPESIQQAIAINPAPGSTFYDAEHIVLLMQENRSFDHCFGTLQGVRGFNDPRAITLPNKNSVWLQSDRQGHTYAPFRMDIKNSKITWMESLPHSWGNQVDARNNGKYDGWLEAKRSGIKAYQEMPLTLGYYNREDIPFYYALADAFTICDQHFCSSLTGTTTNRLFFWSGTLKARSGDIANVRNSDVYFNREVNWKTFPERLEEQGISWRVYQNELSVQTVLTGEDESWLGNFTDNNLEWFSQYHVRFSKGHHRFLVKRLEELPQEIAALKKTISSLKPSQTQKHKGRLEQKIAQLAKFKAELAKYNPDNFEKLSTFEQNLHRRAFTTNIADPHYHETEELSYRDEEGVERQMRVPKGDVLYQFRKDVNEGELPTVSWLVAPQNFSDHPSAPWYGAWYVSEVLDILTKNPEVWKKTIFILNYDENDGCFDHIPPFVAPKPNDPNAGAVSDGLDTSDEYVTMEEEQRRERKESDTREGPVGLGYRVPLIIASPWTRGGWVNSEVCDVTSTIRFMESFLQRKGKKVKENNISSWRRTVSGDLTSAFRPYKGEKMIFPEALDRNQFVQGIYNAQFKSLPTYKALTVEEIGIANNDPIHAAVLPQQEVGIRNSCALAYELAVEGMLSATNDRLELRFSAKKGAFGEQALGSAFNVYAPGKYLQKGSGGAMSFDAVSVWSFAVSAGDELTYAWPLECFEHRLYHLRVYGPNGFFRELRGNTEDSLIETSAVYQRTKNSMKSQLSGNIDLRIKNKQPQMIRVRVKDHAYGNGVVTKEVGALGELTLPVNTEKSFQWYDFSVTIDGIDTFERRYAGRVETGKHSKSDPFMGRVI
- a CDS encoding aldehyde dehydrogenase family protein, with the translated sequence MKIINPTSTETIIELVDDHPERLLEKYNTLQAARADWSQKLLAERMIVIAKFVEGLKEEIESLAGILTAETGKPIQQARNEINGAISRISWMMENVQKYLSPEQMRSRPHLEETITYEPLGTICNISAWNYPYLVGVNVFIPALLAGNTVLYKPSEFATNTGLQIDRLLKRAGLPDNVLQVAIGGADVGKALLDLDFDGYYFTGSYKTGKAIYKQVASKMVPCQLEMGGKDPLYITDDLADVKAVAEATADGAFYNNGQSCCAVERIYVHEAVYDAYVEAFVAQVKRWKLGDPIMEDVYFGPLTRSAQLLLLEDQVADALAKGATLLLGGRRADRRGYYFEPTVLVNVNHDMALMREESFGPIIGIMKVRNDEEAVALMQDTDYGLTASVYADQQMRAVSILTKINIGTAYWNCCDRVSAALPWSGRQHSGLGVTLSHQGIRAFTKPKAWHLIGQ
- a CDS encoding lactate utilization protein B; amino-acid sequence: MRGTSKRHADLADVFNADEARVDWHDETLWFVRTKRDRATHGLEEWESLREVASEVKHHTLANLSTYLEEFEQQAIANGVQVHWATDAAEHNEIVCHLLQKHGIDRMVKSKSMLTEECHLNDYLADRGIEVIDSDLGERIVQLAKEMPSHIVLPCIHKKKEEIGDLFHEHLGTEAGESDPQILTETARQHLRDTFLTRRAALTGVNFAVAETGEMVVCTNEGNADMGAHLSSIHIASMGIEKLIPKRAHLGVFLRLLTRSATGQPITTYSSHFKRPREGQEMHIVLVDNGRSRQLAREDFRNSLKCIRCGACMNTCPVYRRSGGHSYHYAISGPIGSILAPNLDMKDFADLPFASTLCGSCSNVCPVKIDIHNQLYKWRQELVKAGYTDKKKTAAMKLMAATLSSPAKFKLAGKLGRLTLRYIPFAVNNGLNPWYKGREMPSPPKQSFGEWYASRKKEGEG
- a CDS encoding alpha-L-fucosidase, whose product is MDTKKNLLTMLAAALFVACSGTQDVDDAPEPYGALPSERQLLWHETEMYCLIHFTPTTFQDKEWGYGDADPAIFNPNKFDAEQIVSAAKAGGFRGIISVAKHHDGFALWPTETAAYNISESPWRDGKGDMVKEFQQAAEKFDLKFGVYCSPWDRNNPAYGTPEYVEIYRNQLKELYSNYGELFMSWHDGANGGDGYYGGKKEQRKVDQSTYYDWENTWAITRDLQPNASIFSDIGWDVRWVGNEKGGAPETSWSTIDLIGKDGKTPMPGFLDDSNLGSGTRDGKHWIPIECDVPLRPGWFYHESQDEQVKTPAMLFDLYCKSVGRGGAFDLGLSPNTDGLLHERDVQVLKDFGVLLKQVFSVNLAQDASFTVSNTRHDDNKKYGTEHLVDHDRYSYWATDDDVTTAELIVDLQGAQSFDIIQLRENIKLGQRIDSVVIDQWEGEQWVRLDKATSIGANRIIRLDNAVTTEKLRFQVYAPVSITLSDLGIYATPEDVDTGGLAQKESIAQEHWVASEKGDTRHAFDADQGTFWLAEADALTLDLGKVEAFNGLGYLPRQDGKTDGTIEKYIYYSSDNGKDWRKIASGEFSNIKANPVLQYTSLDKTIEARYIKLEAVQAIQSAGAKGIINVAELEVYK
- a CDS encoding LUD domain-containing protein, with protein sequence MSSRDQILRAVASAQPGNHPMPHLPTQVVTYEDPIAKFTEMAIAVGGGVIRVNGLEGVKEHIEEHYILSLRNKWHITHPLRVVSTLQEMEAHAELLLSGDFDPHTLQDVDIAIMKADLGVAENSALWVPETQVRVLPFICQHLILLVEARDILHNMHEAYALMGNGDQNFGVFIAGPSKTADIEQSLVLGAHGPRSLMVYVMD
- a CDS encoding (Fe-S)-binding protein; its protein translation is MEVALFVPCYVDQFYPQVAQASLELLERLGVRVVYPEGQTCCGQPMANSGYEHLTGGCNENFIRHFDGYEYIVSPSGSCVLHLKEHLSSDKNKQQAVAIRPRIYELTEFLTDVLQVEELEARFPYKVGMHQSCHGQRGLKLSQMSELTAPMFSKPGKLLHMVKDIELVTLDRGDECCGFGGTFCVAEEAVSVKMGKDRVADHLRHDAEYITGADMSCLMHMEGVLKRAKSKTKVIHIAEILNSSI